A DNA window from Xiphias gladius isolate SHS-SW01 ecotype Sanya breed wild chromosome 3, ASM1685928v1, whole genome shotgun sequence contains the following coding sequences:
- the LOC120788329 gene encoding zinc finger protein 358-like: protein MTKLQLLNAYLTERLTVVVKEILDVVEDTVTEYREEAARTKRENESLRRQLRDILLLEAETEWLRSARSSLGCAVPEQQSSDPELRSCSEEPDSTLNLPRQPPANTAKQTDERGVSVQLLLAQNETPPGPGLLPGDKKPAEAREPVLKPDPQQEAMSKASPLPSHSSLNPPSAPGPKIHVEVPALKEEPQVPALFKTEPEEYKVTEPEGHTDSPTAAAHARITQEESGFRTTDADGTAAAHGDRHDAHRNKTSSQEKPAVTADDGTVAGYAPELVHRCPRCGEAFGQASSLRLHLEQKRKTYACDWCCKSFAQSADLRRHLRTHTGERPHRCTFCSKSFSQRGNLRRHLRIHTGERPYSCPYCCRTFSDGDTMKKHKRTHSGEKPYRCVQCSKTFTSASGLQIHLKKDMCFVGNA from the exons ATGACCAAACTCCAGCTGCTGAACGCCTACCTGACGGAACGGCTGACCGTGGTGGTGAAGGAGATCCTGGACGTGGTGGAGGACACGGTGACCGAGTACCGGGAGGAGGCCGCCAGAACCAAGCGGGAGAACGAGAGTCTGCGGAGGCAGCTGCGGGACATCCTGCTGCTGGAGGCCGAGACCGAGTGGCTGA GGTCCGCCAGGTCCAGTCTTGGTTGTGCAGTTCCTGAGCAGCAGTCCAGTGATCCGGAGCTGAGGTCCTGCTCAGAGGAGCCAGACTCCACCCTGAACCTGCCCCGACAGCCGCCAGCTAACACAGCCAAGCAGACGGATGAGCGGGGGGTGTCTGTGCAGTTACTGTTGGCACAAAATGAGACTCCTCCTGGACCGGGCCTCCTCCCAGGGGATAAGAAGCCTGCCGAGGCCCGGGAGCCGGTACTGAAGCCCGACCCTCAGCAGGAGGCGATGAGCAAGGCTTCACCTCTTCCCTCTCACTCCTCCCTTAATCCTCCATCTGCCCCGGGGCCCAAAATCCACGTTGAGGTTCCAGCGCTCAAAGAGGAGCCCCAGGTTCCCGCTCTGTTCAAAACCGAACCTGAGGAATACAAAGTGACTGAACCCGAAGGTCACACGGACTCTCCGACAGCGGCCGCACACGCTCGCATCACGCAGGAAGAGTCCGGTTTCAGGACCACGGATGCGGACGGGACGGCGGCGGCGCACGGGGACCGACATGACGCTCATCGAAACAAGACGTCCTCTCAGGAGAAGCCAGCAGTTACGGCTGATGACGGTACGGTAGCAGGCTACGCCCCCGAGCTCGTCCATCGCTGCCCCCGCTGCGGGGAGGCCTTCGGCCAGGCCAGCAGCCTCCGCCTCCACCtggagcagaaaagaaagaccTACGCCTGCGACTGGTGCTGCAAGTCCTTCGCGCAGTCGGCGGACCTGCGGCGCcacctgcgcacacacacaggcgagAGGCCGCACCGCTGCACCTTCTGctccaagagcttcagccagaGAGGGAACCTGAGGCGACACCTGAGGATCCACACGGGGGAGCGGCCGTACAGCTGCCCGTACTGCTGCCGCACCTTCAGCGACGGAGACACCATGAAGAAGCACAAGCGCACGCATTCAGGGGAGAAACCCTACCGCTGCGTCCAGTGCTCCAAGACCTTCACCAGCGCCAGCGGCCTGCAGATACACTTAAAGAAGGACATGTGCTTTGTGGGTAACGCCTGA